The Atribacter laminatus genome contains the following window.
ATCTTTTGTTCTCGACACCAACGGTATAAACTGAGCCTCTCTTCCTTTGACAGACATTGACCTAAGGGATTACCGGGATTCCCTAATACAATCAGATCCGGTCTTTCCCTTTCTATGCGAGACATAATGCTGTCGAATCCTTCTTGGAACAAAGGATTACTATGTACTACCTTTTTCCCTTCCAAATGAAAAGCTCGAGCATATTCAGTAAAACATGGTTCCAAGATAAAGATTTTTTTTGCCTGATGACGACGGGCAATAAAATAAATACCCTGTGTTGCGCCATTGAAAGGAATAACTGAGTTTTTATCCAAATTATAAAGCAGCGCTATTCTTTTTTGATAAAATTCCCAATCAAGAGGGGGATAATAGGAAACATACCGAAACCAATCATTCCAGTGTTCCTTTAGTATTTGAGGCGGACCCCACGGATTTAAGTTAACACTGAAATCCGTGGGGCTTTTGCCTCTCAATTCCATCTCTATTAGTCGACCACCATGGATGGGTATGTTCATCATTCAACCAGTGCAAATGAGGAGATTAAATCACCTTTGTGTAATCTTACCAAGGTTACACCCCGGGTTGCACGTCCTTGAACTGAAACTTCATTACAATTGATCCGAATTAGGGTACCATTTTGCGATGATATCAATATCTCTTCCTGTCCAGAAACGAGCTGAACTCCAATAACTTCGTTTTCTGGTTGGCCAAATTTCATTAAGATAATGCCCTTCCCACCTCGATGGTGAACAGGAAATTTCTTCATTTTTACTCGCTTACCCATACCCTTAGAGGAAATAATCAAAAGATCTAAATTATTGTTGAGGGATGAAGCACCGACAACCCGGTCTTTCACTCGAAGCGTTATCCCCTTCACACCTCGACTAACTCTCCCCATTGAGCGAACTTCCTCTTCAGAAAAGGAAATTCCATAACCCTTTGCTGTGGCGATCAGAACTTTTTCCTGTCCATTGGTTACAAACACTGTCGAGAGCTCGTCTCCATCATCGAGATTAATTGCTCTTATGCCTCGTCTGGTAATAGAAACAAACTCGAGAAGATCGCTTTTTTTAACGATGCCCCGCGTTGTAACAAAAAATAAGTACTTCCCTTCGCCAAAATCCTTAAGGGGTATCATATTAATCACCCGCTCTCCCTCTTCGAGTTGGAGTAGATTTACTAAATGAATTCCCTTGGCTTGGCGCTGCATTTCAACCAGTTGGTAAGCGGGATGTTGGAATACTCGTCCTCGGCTGGTAAAAAATAGAATTTTATGAAGAGTCGTCGTAACCGCAATTTGACTAACCAAATCTTCTTCTTTAGTAGTAATGCCCGTTACTCCTCGACCACCTCGTCCTTGGCGTCGATAGGAAGACAGGAGAACTCTTTTGACATAACCATCCCGAGTAAGGGTAATAACAACGTCCTCTTCGGCAATGAGGTCGGTTAAATCAAGAGGCTCCGCTTCATCAACAATACGGGTTCGACGAGCATCGCCAAATCTTCTTTTTACATCTAAAAGCTCTCTTTTAATTAAGTTCATTAAACTCTTTTCGTGGTTTAATATATCCTTCAAAGAAGCAATTCTTTTTTCTAATTCTCGATATTCCTCTTGGATTTTTTCCCTTTCCAAGGCCACCAACCTCTGCAGCCTCATTTCTAAAATTGCTTGAGCCTGGGCATCTGAGAACTGGAACTGCTGCATTAAACGATCTTTTGCTTCAGCTACGTTTTGAGATGACCGAATAGTATGAATTACCTCGTCAATCATGTCTAATGCCCGAAGGAAACCTTCCAAAATGTGCAATCTTTCTTCGGCGTTTTTTAATTCATATTTACTGCGCCGGATCACTACTTCTTTACGATATTCAATAAAATGGCGAAGCACGTCAGGAACACCCATTACCTCCGGTCGTCCGTTGATCAGCGCTAAAAGAATAACACCAAAGGTAGTTTGAAGAGCGGTATGACGATAAAGATAATTCAAAACAAAGCTTGGATTCGTAGCATTTTTTTTCAGCTCTAAAACCACCCTAATTCCATCTCGGTCTGATTCATCACGAACTTCGCTAACATCAGCAATTTTTTTGTCCATAATGAGTCGAGCAATTTCTTCGACCAGAGAAGCTTTGTTGACTTGGTAAGGAATTTCCCGGATAATTATTGCTTTTCGGTGTCGATCCAAGTCTTCAATCCGAGCATCTCCCCGTAAGATTAATTTTCCCCTTCCTTCTCGAAAATAATCATGAATTCCCTTTGTCCCGTTGATTAATCCATATGTAGGAAAATCAGGTCCTGGAATGTATTCCAATAACTCCTTCCAAGTTGATTGCGGATTATCAATAAGATATATAGTTGCATCGATTAATTCCGAAAGGTTGTGAGGCGGAATGTTGGTCGCCATTCCAACTGCAATACCGGTTGCGCCATTGGCTAAAAGTTGTGGAAAGTTTGCCGGTAAAACTAATGGTTCCTGCATCGATTCATCGAAATTTGGTATAAAATCGACCGTATTTTTTTCGATATCCAAGAGCATTTCTTCGGCAATCTGGTTCATTCTTACTTCAGTGTATCTCATGGCTGCTGGTGGATCACCGTCGATAGATCCAAAATTTCCGTGTCCATCAACCAAAGAGTAGCGATAAGTAAAGGGTTGCGCCATTCGAACTAAGGTATCATATATGGCCATATCACCATGAGGATGATACTTTCCCAGAACATCTCCAACAACACGCGCGCTTTTTTTGTAAGGCAAATTATGCCTGATACCCATTTCGTTCATCGCAAACAGAATTCGCCGTTGCACGGGTTTCAGTCCATCCCGAGCATCAGGCAATGCTCTCCCGACAATAACACTCATGGCATAATTTAAATATGCGTCCTTCATTTCATCTTTTACATCTACAGGAATTATATTTCCTTTATCTTCCGGCATTTAATTCCTCCAAAAATTTTCTCTATCTCATTAAATATCTATGTTTACTACTTCATGAGCATGTTCACGGATAAACTCACGACGTGGATCGACAGCATCTCCCATTAAGACACTAAATATTTCCTCGGCTTCAATGGCATCCTCAATAGAAACCTGCTTGAGAGTCCTAGTTTTGGGATCCATCGCCGTCTCCCATAGCTGTTCTGGGTTCATCTCTCCTAAGCCCTTATACCGTTGAATTGTGTATTTTTTATTTTTAAAGTCTTTTAAAATTCTTTCCAATTCATTATCACTATATGCATAAGCCTCTTGTTTGTTGCTCCTTATTCGATAAAGCGGTGGAAGGGCAATGTAAATTTTTCCGTTTTCTATGAGTGGCTTCATATATCGGTAAAAAAAGGTTAATAATAAAGTTCGTATATGGGCACCATCCACATCGGCATCGGTCATTATTATCACTTTATAGTAACGTAATTTGTCAATAATAAAGTCAAATCCTATCCCACATCCTAAAGCAGCAACAATGTTACGAATTTCAGCGTTGGAAAGAATTTTATGAAGGTTTGCTTTCTCGACGTTGAGAATTTTCCCTCTCAAGGGTAGAATTGCCTGAAAACGACGGTCTCTACCCTGCTTTGCTGAACCTCCTGCAGAGTCTCCCTCAACTATAAATAATTCCGATTCTTCGGGATCCCGGCTAGAACAATCGGCTAATTTCCCTGGGAGACTTGATGAATCGATGCTATTCTTTTTTCGAGCTAATTCACGAGCTTTACGAGCTGCTTCACGTGCTCTCGCCGCTTGAACTATTTTTTCGCAAATAGCTTTGGCCACATCAGGGTTTTCTTCTAAAAAGGAAGAAAGATAATCGTGAGTTATTTCCTCCACAATGCCTTTGACTTCTGTGTTTCCAAGCTTGGTTTTAGTCTGTCCTTCAAACTGTGGTTCAGGAACAAGGACACTAATTACTGCACATAGCCCCTCTCGAATGTCGTTTCCGGTCGGCATCTCTTCTTTATCTTTTATAAGTTGATAGCGTTCAATGTATTCTGAGAATGATTTGCTTATTGCCAGCTTAAAACCATTAACATGACTACCACCTTCAATAGTGTTGATATTATTGGTAAAAGAAATGAGGTTTTCTAGGTAACTATCGTTATATTGAAAAGCAACCTCAACTTTTACCTCATCCTTTTCCCCTTTAAGAAAAATCGGTTCGTTGTGAACAACATTTTTACCTCGGTTTAAATAGCTAACTAGGGATTTTATTCCTCCGTGGTAACAGTATTCTTTTTCTTTTTCGTTGCGTTCGTCCTTTAAACAAATTTTTAGACCTTCATTAAGAAACGCGAGTTCTTTTAATCTTTGCGCTAAAATATCAAAATGAAAGTTGCGATCTGGGAATATTTCGGAATCTGGAATAAAACGAATTACTGTTCCGGTGTGGTTGGTAAAACCGGCATCTACCAAATCATTTATCGGCTTACCCCGCTCATACCTTTGCCGCCAAATTTTTTGGTTTTGGTGAATTTCAACTTCTAACCACTCAGATAATGCATTTACAACTGAAACTCCTACCCCATGGAGACCCCCGGATATTTTATAAGAGTATCGGTCAAACTTCCCTCCGGCATGGAGTTTGGTGAGGACTACTTCCACTGCTGAGCGGCCAACTTTTTGATGAACACCAACTGGAATTCCCCTTCCATTGTCTTGTACCATTACACTGCCATCATTTTGAATAGTGACTTTTATTTCGTCACAATATCCCATAAGCGCTTCATCAACACTATTATCTACAACTTCAAACACAAGATGATGGAGACCTTCAATTGATGTATTCCCGATATACATTGATGGGCGTTTTCTAACTGCCTCTAATCCCTCTAAAACCTGTATCTGCTCTGCTCCGTAATTTTTTATATCATTTTTTCTTATTTCTTCCAAAATCTTTCACCTCATAAATCTTTGGTATTATGAATTGGTTGATATCCTAATAAAAAGAAGGAAAACCTGATTTTTTTTCTATTTTTTCCTTATCCCACGGATTTTTACTTTCTTTACCATTAACCCTTTCTCTTGATATATTCTGCAAATGTCTGGTATGAATTTTTGCACTTCATGATTAAATATTGGATCGGTTATGCTTAAAAATAAGACATTATTACGATATCCTTCACACTGACAAAAATCTTTCAAATTGGGAAAGAATTCTCCAAACAACCCAATAAGCTGTTGATTTTTAATTGGCTCAACTAAGCCTTCTTTCTCTAAATAATCTTCTAGTATCTCACCAATTAAAGTTGGTTTTCCCCAAAAACAACGAACCACCTTGTCATTCATTGCCTTTCCCCATAAGTATTTTTCCTTTTTCAACATTTAAAACTGTCACTCGGTTTCTTCGCTTTCTCGCCCATTCATCGTTTTCGCGAGTCGTGGATATGAACACTTGCCCCTGGTTTAAAATTTCTTCTAACAATAAGTCTTGATGGTGCTGATCAAGCTCTGAAAAAACATCGTCAAAAACCATAATTACTTTACTTTTCTTGATCAATTGTATCACAGACATCTCTGCTAATTTAACTGATAAAGTGAGTGATTTTTTCTCTCCTTGGGATCCAAAGGTTCGAAACTCCTTCCCATTCTTCTCAAAAACAATTTCATCGCGGTGTGGTCCAATTATGGTAATCTCTCTTTCTCTTTCTTCTTCTTTAACCTTTTCGAAGCCTTTTTCCAAATGAATAATGCCCTCTTTATTCAAATGATAACCAAACGGTTGATACCTTAGTGAAAGCATTTGATTATTTATACCCAACCGAGCATAAAACTCTTTTACTAAAGGGGTATAGAGCCTTAAATATTCGAGCCTCCCCTGAATAATTTTTTTTCCAACATGAATGAGTTTTTCCGTATAGGTCTCTATAAGGTCTTCATTTGCATGTTCTCGGAGTAAATAATTTCTACGCGATAGCAATCCTTCATACTGGCTTACCAAAGCAGCATGAGCAGAATATATAAATCCTATCGCTTCATCTATGTATTCTCTCCTACTTTGGGGTGGTCCTTCTACTATTTCATGATCGTTAGGGAAATACCCAACCAACCATATCCCTTTTTTCCCCGATCCAGGATGACCATTTAATTTCCACTCTTTTTTTTGACCTGGCTGTATTGACACTTCCTTCCAGAAGTAATTTCCGTTCTCATCAATCTTTGCACCTAGGTAACTATAACTTTCTCCCCAGGTAATCATTTCCTGGTCTTTGGCTCTTCTAAACGAACGCCCTCTTGATAAAAAATATATAGCTTCTAGTAGGTTGGTTTTTCCTTGGGCATTTTTTCCCTGTAAAATGACTAAATGGTTGGAGAAACTCAGGTTTAATTTTTCAAGATTTCTCCAATTAATACATTTTAATTCTTGAATCAACATGCCCTAAACTTCTTCTCGAACCTTTAGAGGCATGATTAAATGTCGAAATTCATCATTATCACCGAATATCAAAACCGGCGCCACTTCGCCGTTAATGCCAAGAGAAATATTTTCCCATGGCGCTACTCGAATACATTCGGTCAAAAACCGCGAATTAAATGCTATGTTAACAGCTTGCCCCTCTATGGTAACTTCCATTTCTTCTCTTGCTGTCCCCATCCCCTGACTCTCACAGGTCATGATCAATTTCCCGTCACTAAATTGCAAGTAGATAGTTTCCTCTTCGGGTGTTGTAACTAGCGCTACTCTCTCAATACCCTCAAATAATTCTTTACGATTCACAGTTGCAGTTGTTGTAAAATCAGTTGGCAAAACTGATTCATACTCGGGAAATTCCCCTTCTATAAGTCGGCTGTATATTATCACTGAGTCCATATCGAACATAATTTCCCCTTGACCAGGAATAACATTTACTCTTTCTCCTACCATCGCTCTTATAATTGCCGCTGCTACTTTCGAAGGAACAATAAAACGTATTTTTTCTCCCACTTGATCGTTTATCTTTTCAATTTTGTGTAAACTCAACCTATGACCATCGGTTGCTGCCAGATACAAAAACGATTCCTTTCCTTCTAAAAGAACACCGGTAAGTGGACCTCGGGTTTCATCATTAGAAGTAGCAAAAGCAGTTTTGTTATAACCAATTCGCAGCTGCTCACTCTTAACCGTAAAATATTTATCTTTTTGAAAAGGAGGAAATACTGGAAAATTCTCTGGAGGGTAACCAGTTAACTTAAAAATACTCTTTCCACACCTTAACTCAGTCACCATACTATCTGACAATGAATTAATGGTTACCGTTTCTCCTACCATTCCTCTCGTTATTCCAATCAACAATTTTCCAGGAAGCACAACACTGGTACTTTCTTCAACGTTTGCCTGGCATTTGGCAATTATACCCATTTCCATATCATTTGATAGCATTTTAATTGTTTCTTTATTTTCAGCTTCAATCAATAATCCTGTCAAAACAGGAATTGAGCTTCGAGAGGGAACACAAACAGAAACATGATCAATCGCTTTTTTTAAGTCTCTTAATTTAACTGTAGCTTTCATGGAATTATCCTCCTGTTTGGTAATTATCCACATTCTTATTATTACTCCTATTTTTATATATTAAAAAATAGGAGAAGGAGTAGTAGTAGAGAATAAACCTGTGGATATCTCCCAATTTTCCCATTATATTGATAAAAATAGTCATTAAATACCAGGTTTTATTCTGTGAAGTTTGTGTGGAAAGAATGTTATTAACTTCCTTCCCTCTGGATTTTTTCTATGATTCCACTAATTTCTTGAGAAAGCTGTGGATTATTTTCAAGGTCGGTTTTAATCTTTTCATAAGCGTGGAGAACAGTTGTATGATCTCTTCCACCAAACTCTTCTCCTATAGCAGGAAGAGAATAATTAGTAAGGGAACGTGTAATGTACATGGCCACTTGCCTGGGGAACGCAACCTCTCTGGTTCTCTTCTTGGCACGCATTAATCCTGGTTTTATTGAATAATGTTCTGATACGACTCTTTGGATAGTGCTCACGCTAATTTTCTTTGTTACAGTTTTGGGTAAGATGTCTTTCAAGATTTCCTCAGCAATCTCAGGATTGGGGCTAATTTGATTTAAGGTGCAGTATGCTTTTATACGAACGAGAGCGCCTTCCAATTCTCTAATATTCGAAGGAATACGGTCAGCGATGAAGAGAATAACTTCATCAGGAATATCAATGTGTTCAGTTTCCGCCTTTTTTCTAAGTATAGCAATGCGGGTCTCCAAGTCTGGTGGTTGGATATCAGCCAACAATCCCCATTCAAAGCGAGAACGCAAGCGGTCTTCAAGGGTAGGGATTTCCTTAGGTGGGCGGTCACTGGTGAGAACAATTTGTTTTAAAGCATCATGAAGGGAGTTAAAAGTATGAAAAAATTCTTCTTGAGTTCTCTCTTTTCCAGCTAAAAACTGAATATCATCAATAAGAAGAACATCAACATTGCGGTATTTTTGACGAAAATCCTCAGTCTTATCATCTCTTATGGAATTGATCAGCTCATTGGTGAACTTTTCGGAGGAAGAGTAAACGATGCGAGCCGACTGATTTTTTTTTAACACTTGGTGCCCAATAGCATGCATCAAATGTGTTTTCCCCAAACCGACCCCTCCATAGATGAAAAGGGGATTATATGACTTAGCCGGGCTTTCTGCAACGGCTACTGCTGCTGCGTGGGCAAACTTATTGCTGTTACCGACAACGAAAGAGGAAAAACTGTAACGAGGATTTAGGTTGGGTTTTTCCCAATCATTAGATTGAGGAATAAGAATAGGAGAAGGACTTAGAGAAATCGTTGAATTCGAATCCACGGATAGAATAACTTTTAAATCAGAAGCATCTTTCCCAACAGTTTTTGAGAAAGTAGTGCGAAGCAAATCCAGGTATTTTTGTTCAACCTTCTCCCGTGCCAAACTGGAAGGAACTCCAAGAATTAATTCGTTGTCACTAAAGGAAATAGGATGAATTGTTTCAATCCAGGCCGCATATTCTGGAACCGATAATTGTTTCTCTAAAAAAGAGATGGTTTTTATCCACAACCCATCTAATGTGCTTGATACATCATTCATAAAAAGCCACCCCAACTTATTTAATTGTAATTCACAAGGATATCCACAAGGTATTCTAACCCCCTGGATGAGGGCAATAGAAATTTGCTAAAGCGCATGACAAGGGGTTATATGAGTTAGGAAAGAACAATGAAATGTTTTTTTTAAAATATTGCTCTCGTCCTATTAAACCATAAAGGAAGGGTTCTTGGCAAGTTATCCACAAGTTATCAACAGGTGTGGATAACTTAATTGTTGTAACTTTTCCCTCGGTATTGAATAGTATATCATGTGGAAGCTATTAAACGAAAAATAAATAGATATTAATCGGAGAGAAAAGCTTGAGGAAAAATCAAAATGTATGTCCCGTCTGTTTAATAGAATGATAGTCAGATAACAAATTTTTGTTTCATAAAAAAATGAGAAAAAAGACTTTTCCACAGCCAAAATTGAGATATCCACAGATTCTTGTGGATATCTATCCTGAAAATATCGAAACGTTTTTAGGTAATTCTTTCAAAGCAACCAACCTTAATCTCATTCTTGGTTTTCACCCTCATCCTCACCTTCTCCCATCAAGGGAGAAGGAACTCTGAATTCTTTTGTTCTTTTTTCCCTCGCCCCTTCGTGGGAGAGGGCCAGGGTGAGGGGGCAACTTATTTTCATATTCATCTGGTGCTGCGAAAGCAGCATGAAGGTCTATTCTGTAAAGACGAAGAGAAACAAAACCCCAAGAGATTAAAACGATAATTCTTGGCTTCATCTTTTCCCGAAAGAACAGGAACAGAAGTTCCATTTTGCTTTATCCTTTCACCGCTCCTTGAGTGAGACCTCCGACCAATTGTTTTTGTACAAAGAGAAAGAGAATGAATACCGGAATACAGATGAGAACCGAGGCAGCCATTAAGTTACCCCAATTGGTTTCATATTGACCAACAAAGTCAAATATACCGACAGGAAGTGTTCTTTTGTCTTGGCTGGTTATGAATGTGAGAGCAAACATGAACTCCTGCCAAGTGAGAAAAAGAATATAGGCAGCCGTTGCACCAATACCTGGACGCACCAAAGGGACGACTATCTTCCAAAAGGCTTGTAGTTGAGAACAACCGTCGATCTGGGCGGCTTCCTCCAGCTCTTTTGGAATGCCAACAAAAAACCCTCTTAATAGCCAAACTCCAACTGGTACCGAAAAGGCAAGATATCCAATAATAAGCGACGCAAAGGTATCAATAAGGCCAGCCTGACCCATGATTCGGTAAAGAGGAACAATGATGGCAGCAAGAGGAAACAGTTGGCTAAGAAGGAGCAAGTTAAAGAAAAACTTTTTTCCTGGGAATTGTAGTCGAGCATATCCATAAGAAGAAAAAAGAGCTACGAAAATAACAACAACAGTTGTACCCAAGGCAACCGTAAAACTATTTATAAAATAACGAACAAACATCGATCCCCTTCCGAAAACATGAAGGTAGTTATCTCCAGTAGGACGTTTTGGGATTAAATAGGGTGGAGACGTAAATTGTTCGTCAGGTGCCTTAAGAGACACGGAAAGCATGACTGAAAAGGGGAAAAGAACGAAAACTAAAAGGAGAAGCACCTGAATAGCAGTAATAACATGTCCGCTCCAATGAGTTTTCATTGTTCTGCTCCTTTCTGACGCTGGCTAAGCCAAACATAAAAGAGGCTAAATATCAGAAGGAATAAAAAATCAAAAATCGCGAACCTTGAAGCATCACCGAAACGAAATCTCTTGAAAGCTAAATCATAGACATAGGTGGGGAAAATATGGGTACTTTCAGCTGGTCCACCACCGGTCATTACATAAATTAATTCGAAATAATTAAATGTCCAAATAAAGGTAAGCAAGAAAGTGATGGTGATGATTGGTTGCATGGAGGGAAGAGTGACATAGCGAAATTGTTTCCACTTCCCAGCGCCATCAATATTGGCAGCCTCATACAGCTCGGTAGACACTCCTTGTAACCCAGCTAAATACATAAGCATAGAAAAAGGAAAACCCTTCCAGATTGCAGAAAATATCACAGCATATATTGCTGAACCTGGAACACTCAGCCATGTTAAATATTGATCTATAAGCCCAAGGCTTTTCAAATAATGATTAAGAAGACCAAGCTGAGGATCGTAGATTAACCTCCAAACCATACCAGCAACCACGCCGGGCATAACCCAGGGGAGAATCATAATACCACGTACCAGAGAACGACCCCAAAAAGGCTTATTTAAAACTATTGCCGATCCCAATCCCAAAAGAAGCTGGAAAAAAACCACCAGAACCGTCCAGATAATCGAATTTTTAAAAACCAACGGCAACATTTTATTGCCAAAGAGTTTGTTATAGGCAGTCCAGCCGAGATAACGAGAAGAGGTTAGTGACATATCGCTTAAGCTATAATTTAGGGTGAGAAATAAGGGATAAATAACCAGGATTACTAATAAAATTATTGATGGCAGGGTGAAAAAATACCCAGTAAGCCAGTCTTTTTTCATGGAATCCTCCAGATAATAGCATTATAAGGCTTAAAACCATCAAAACTAACAATATTCTGAAACAATAGGCAATCGATGTATATATAATTGAAAAGTATCATAATAATCAAATGAAAATTAGAAATAAAGACAAGTAACCATATTTATTTAACCAAAAATTCCGTAAAAAATGAATTAAAAGTAGTTCTGGGCAAAGAATTTTGCCCAGAACTATGATTATTCTTTAATTAGTGCCATAGTAATCTGCAAGCAGAGCGTTTATTTCCTCGGTCGCTGTTTTTAGTGCACTTTCAACATCTTCCGTTCCTGTGAGAATTGCAGTCGTAGCATTGCGCTGTATTTCGGCAAGGTCTGGATATTTTGGGAATATTGGACGATAAAGGGCTAGAACAAGCTGTTCAAAAATGATATCGGGGAACCTTCTTTTTTCATTTAAGAACGCTTTTGCAGCTTCGATGTTAGCAGGAGTGAGAGAGGAAACCTTTTCATTAACTTCTTTGCTTGTCCAATATTCAATAAACTTCCAAGCCGCATCTTTGTTGGGAGCGTTTTTATAAATGACCATGTTCCAACCACCAAGGGTAGTGATGGATTCACCATCAGCAGGTTTGGGGAAATAGGTTAAAGCCCAATCCATTTCCGGTGCTCTAGCATTCACCGTATCTTGTCCCCATTCACCATACCAGAACATACCCACTTTTCCAGCGGTAAAGAGTTGGAATGAATCTTCTTCGGTTCGGCTCACTTCTCCAGGAGGATTAATTTCTTGGAGTTTCTTGTAGTACTCCAATGCTTCAATGGCTGGTGCTTGATCAAGCACACATTGGCTAAAGTCTTCATTTAAAACCGATCCACCGTTGGAGAAAATAAGTGCATCAACTACACATTGTACTGCATCGCCTTGACCAACCCAGAGAGCAGTGCCCCATTTTTCGCTAGAGGTCATTTTCTTCCCTGTTTCATAAAATTCATCCCAAGTTACCGGAGGTTTTTCCGGATCAAGGCCGGCATCGGTGAAAAATGCCTTGTT
Protein-coding sequences here:
- a CDS encoding ABC transporter substrate-binding protein; the protein is MTKKWIFFSLLIIMLVALLSGSAFTQKITLNVWLMVQADVNLLKAQEDALVEFKKLYPDIDVKFTVFPYNEYRDKLLIAAAAGNPPDISVVDQIWNPEFSAAGFILPLDDYVAQSESVNKEFYLPGAWDSALYQGKLYGIPFDVGDWAFNYYNKAFFTDAGLDPEKPPVTWDEFYETGKKMTSSEKWGTALWVGQGDAVQCVVDALIFSNGGSVLNEDFSQCVLDQAPAIEALEYYKKLQEINPPGEVSRTEEDSFQLFTAGKVGMFWYGEWGQDTVNARAPEMDWALTYFPKPADGESITTLGGWNMVIYKNAPNKDAAWKFIEYWTSKEVNEKVSSLTPANIEAAKAFLNEKRRFPDIIFEQLVLALYRPIFPKYPDLAEIQRNATTAILTGTEDVESALKTATEEINALLADYYGTN
- a CDS encoding carbohydrate ABC transporter permease, whose amino-acid sequence is MKKDWLTGYFFTLPSIILLVILVIYPLFLTLNYSLSDMSLTSSRYLGWTAYNKLFGNKMLPLVFKNSIIWTVLVVFFQLLLGLGSAIVLNKPFWGRSLVRGIMILPWVMPGVVAGMVWRLIYDPQLGLLNHYLKSLGLIDQYLTWLSVPGSAIYAVIFSAIWKGFPFSMLMYLAGLQGVSTELYEAANIDGAGKWKQFRYVTLPSMQPIITITFLLTFIWTFNYFELIYVMTGGGPAESTHIFPTYVYDLAFKRFRFGDASRFAIFDFLFLLIFSLFYVWLSQRQKGAEQ
- a CDS encoding carbohydrate ABC transporter permease, producing MKTHWSGHVITAIQVLLLLVFVLFPFSVMLSVSLKAPDEQFTSPPYLIPKRPTGDNYLHVFGRGSMFVRYFINSFTVALGTTVVVIFVALFSSYGYARLQFPGKKFFFNLLLLSQLFPLAAIIVPLYRIMGQAGLIDTFASLIIGYLAFSVPVGVWLLRGFFVGIPKELEEAAQIDGCSQLQAFWKIVVPLVRPGIGATAAYILFLTWQEFMFALTFITSQDKRTLPVGIFDFVGQYETNWGNLMAASVLICIPVFILFLFVQKQLVGGLTQGAVKG